The DNA window GGCACTTGACTTCCTCCCTGTCCTGGTCTTGGAGACTGCTGCTAGCAAGCCCTGACCAGGTTGCTGCTGTGGCAGCTTTCATACAGCCACAGAACTCCTCTGAGCATTCTTGCAGCGGTCTGAAGATAGCGCgccattcatttctctctttctttccagtcTGGGTCGCTGCTGATGCTCTTACCGTGGAAACTACACAGGACATTCTTCGGGCTGCTCGAGGAAGGAGTGTCACCCTCCCGTGCACCTACAACACCTATGTTTCAGACCGAGAGGGGTTCATTCAGTGGGATAAGCTTCTCCGAAGTCAGACGGTAGGGACTCCAGGGTGAACGGAACGTCATGGGGCATGAGTGTCTCCTGAGTGTCATCTCTGGGTATCTTAAAACCTTCCCTGTAtcacttcctctttcctctccccggGTTGAtgttcaaacccagggccttgtgatCTGATCCTGTGATCTGATTCTATTACTGAGTTGTGGACtccatatattattttaaattttttatgagaaatatatatatatacacacacatacacacaaatatctatacacacatatatacacttatgtgtgtgtgtatatacatatgtacatatacacatacatatgcctatacatatacatgtatatataattgtttttttcctatattttgcTCTTGCCTAACATTTACAAAGTCCtaaaatggatgaataaatgaatgactgAACGGAACTTCTGTGTTAATTTCATTAGATGTCTTACCAGTCTTCATTTTCACCTACAGTGGTGCCTACCATTTTCTCAGCATATGCTCAAACTGTCTGATAACCAGTGATTTGATAAGTGAAAAAATGTATCTCATTTGAGATCAAAAGCACATCTGTGTAACTATAAAACACAGAGCATCTGTCTGTACATTGAAGTCAAATCTTCTTCTAAAATGCTAACATGAACCACGGAGGTGGTGGAGGACACCTGAAtacgggaggggggggggcagggggttggagggttggggggtgggtaaaGCCAGAAAGAGCTCCACTTTGATTCTAGCCCCCACACCCCCCAAAattctgtttaaaataaaattgatttattCTAATGAATTTATAAACAAAGCCATCACTTGGCTAGTTTAAAATCCCAGTCCCAAACTCTACACATCTCATTGAACTTGTGTACGGTTAAGATGGTCATACAGAAAGAAGCCATGGACTTGGCTTAAGGCCTTACACTTTAACTATCaattatatttgtaattttaaaaattatcttagttaggattctattgctctgataaaacaccatgaccaaaaagaaatttagagaggaggggtttatctggcttacacttcTGCACTGTAGGCCAttgtcaaaggaagtcagggcagtgaCTTAAGATAAGAACCTGGGTGttagagctgaagcagaggccatggagcgcTGCTTGCTGTctgtcctcctggcttgctcagcttgctttctttacaGCAccgaggaccaccagcccagggatgggatCACACACAGTGGGGGCCTTCCTGCATCAATCATCAGTCAGGAAAATGCACTACAGAGTTGCCTGAAGGCAAATCttatgatggaggcattttctcagttgagagcctctcttcccagtgattctagcttgtgtcaagtcgacATAAAACTGACCAGCACATTTAtccaccatatacacacacacaacacacacacacacacacacacacacacacacacacaggaaaaatagCTTTATAACCTCTTGCTACTGCGACTcgcccttggtctcctttctttAGTGTAACCTTTAGGGAAAGAAACTTTTAATAACGGATCTGCCAGAAAGAATCCTCAGGCCCCCAGccatgcagagagaaagaggcttTAGCCTTTTCTCTGACAGAATCGTAAGACACCTGCCCCCTGGGTGACAGACCTAGCAAAGGACTCAGTCTTATCTATATGTTCTGAGGGCCCTGATGGGCCGTAGACGCCGATCCTGCAGGAACTGAAGGGCCCTACACCTCCGTCCAGATGCGTCCAGGAGGCAGGTGTAACACCTACAGCTGACTTTTCAGAGTGCCCACACAGGCTCTACAGTTGTTTATTGTCTGCTGGGAACTCTATGTCCAAAAGGacctgaggcagcacccttgagACCAAAAACAAATGCAGACAAAGGCATTGTTTTCCATGAGCCTTAGCAGGTGGTGtgatcaggaagagagagagagatcctggaaCAATCAGGACATCTTAGAGAAGAGGATTATGAGGTAGGAAACCCAGGCAGGGCCAGCCAAGGGTCAGGAGAGACCTGAACATCCATGGGCAGCCTAGACACCACCTCACCCTCTGCCCTGAATTAGCCAGGCGTTCTCAATGGCTTGTCTACCCTATTAGGGCTATCAGATGGGGTTGTACAGCTTGTATCTTGCACATGGGTGTCTAACTGAAGGTACGTGGGCTCCAATAGCTATGCCATGTGCCCTAACCTAGACTATATCTGTTGAAAAACTGGAACACCTTGTTCTAACTGGAAAGGTGTTGGCGACAATTTCTTACCCCAATAagcccacataaaaaaaaaacacaaccaggTATTATAAGctgtatgcctagattgggcagatctatcactATACTAATTTATACTAatttattccccagctatgaaacCCCTTGgtacttgtggtttctccaggccatgtggttctgctccattccacctcctcctcttcctttctctctctctctctctctctctctctctctctctctctctctctctctctctctctctctctcctctctccttcccttctctgagaTCACCcatcccacctttcccttccactgcccaatcatcGGCTCTAGCCTTTGTTTGCCCAGTTAGAAAGGGTCAGTGagatcacctgagtatgtgatctcACCAGGGGCAGCCTTTCTTgcggaagcagaattaacatcatcaaaatacaaacatccCCAGGGCAACCCACACTGGCCAGGCCCTGTGAGCTCAGGATTCTGACCTGGCACAGCGTCTCCACGTTCTCGTCTCTGCCCATCTCACCCATTTTCTCTCCTAACACTCTTGAAATCACCAGCATTTCCCCGCTAGCAACTACTTCCCCTTCTCAGAGCCCTTCTTGGCTTTTGGGgaccttgtcttgtcttgtcttgtcttgtctctcTGACCTTCACTGGAACCTTTGAATAACTTGGGTACCTGGCATTTGCTTTGAGCCATGCCTAGCCCACATCTCTGTGAAAACATACATGTATGCCATTGGCTTCTAAACTTTCATCCCCAGACATATTACCAGCTGAAAGCCCCTCCTAGTTCTGTCCTCAAAAGGAAGAATTCAGCCAAGAGACACGTACAGTTAAAACAGAAGTTGATTTACCCAAATAAAGCGTGAACCCCAAAGAGAGACTGGAGTGGGCTGACCTGAAAGGAGAGGGAGTGGCTACCCACTTGGTTCTGTGTATAGAAATACAGCAGTTTTGTGAATATTTATGAGTTGGGCCACCTAGTCACTGGGACACTGTGGCCCCCTTTTCCTCTTAAACCACAGTGAACTAGATTTTGCTTTTAGGATAATTCGTCTTATGATCCTCTTGAAAAACCCAcaaagtgggggaggggtcaaGGCCACCATGCAAATGATATGGTAATGAAGCTGGGGGTTTTGAAGGAGCCACCCCTTTTATAGGTGTGCGTGGATGATAATGAGAAAGTGCGCTGGTGCCTTCATCTCTGATACAGCAGGGAGAGCTAACTGCATCTCCCAGTGTGTTTAACCACAAAGGGCAATCTAACCACGGGAGACACAGCTACCATGACATCGTATGGTTTCCTTGTTATCTCTTGCCTAACTCCTTACCTGTCTAGTTACAGTGACATTCAGCTGTCCCATATGGCCATGGGTGTTCCGCTTCAGGCGTCCTGCACATAAACAGAACACAAACTTTTTGTCTAAAGCACTCTCCTCGTGTCTTAACTCTGTTGGGAAGGATACCGGCAAACATTCGTGCCTAAGCCCTAAATCTGGGACTAGCTGCTCTCTAACTCTGCATCTTGGTCCCACAATTTCATGTGTCCCCCGTTTTCTTGCCCCTCCAACtcatttttgtctctgtgtgttgccACAACCCGATTTGACAATAATCATGGTTtttcactctttttctttttctaagttaaagacttcatttaattatttatcaGGGTGAGTATGTAGAAGTAAGATGGCAGCTTTCCCTCtttcctgggacttgaactcagattgtcaggtttggtggcaagtgtctttacccactgagccatctctccagcccctcctggtTACCTCTTAACTTGTCCCTTTTCATCTGTGCTCTGGAAAAAGAGCTAACCCCCAAAATACAGAATTCTGGAGTCAGGGATGCTGCTGGACAGTAGAGTTCTTGCCTCGCATGTGGAAGGACCGAGCGAGGTTCGCTCCACAGTCTCAAGCATCAGCAAAAGGCAAAGTACGTTATTGCTTTGGAGGTGAACTGTGAACTACTTAGTGTTGCAGAGTGTCTCAGATGTGACTCGGTAGAATCTGCAGCGTTCAGGCTCTGAGCCAGAGTTGCCAAGATCATCTCAGCCCTGCTAGTCACTTAAACATGTCAACTTGGAGAACATACTTAATCTGCCTCGTGGTATCCCTGTTTCCTCCCGTGTAAAATGGTGGGTGTGATCATAAGGTCTACTGCATACGAGTGTGTGGGTTAGATGCGATAACAAGTATCCAGTCCTTGGAACAGTGCGCAGCATAATGACATACATATCGTAAATAGTAGTTATGGCCTTTATTGTCCAAGCTCGGCTCTCGCCAATCTGTCACTACTCACACTGTGCCCCTTGGGGTTGTCACTGCCGAtttctgctgtttgtttttttttcctttgcctccAATGTCTAACATATCACACACGCTGCTCCAGCCTTCTAGCTTTTTATGCGATTAATGCACAGCTGCCTTTCGAGATTCAAAGCAGCTATCAGCCTTCGTAGGAATCGTCCCCCAAGTGGCCAGTCTATGTTATAATCATGAGATACCCTGGTtgcttggtttcaaactcactttTGAGGGAAGAACTCACGGGTTGTATGCCCTGGACATGGTGGACCGACATAATGGCTAGTCACGGTAGAAACAACGCCAGGCAGACCCCAACTGCTCTGCCTGTATTATCAGCTTTAGCTCTCAGCACAATCTTAGGAGATGTATTATCATCAACATCTCCATTTTGTAGTGAGAAAAGAGAGTCTCAGAGCGGCCAAGGCCATTCAGCTAGCAGCAGGGTGAGGATTTGACTGAGGCAGCCTGGTCTGTGCCTGTGGTCTAAGCTGTTAATGTGCTGCCTCGTCAACACcaacgaataaataaataaacaacttcCAAGGGCAATAGTCAGAACCAAGTGAGCTGGAACTCAGTGGTTAACTAGTGTGGTACCTGGCTTATGGTGGTGCACTGTGGGTGTTGGATGAAGGAAGGGATGGGTGAGAATAAACCATGGGCTGAGAGGGAACCAAGGAGAGAGAGGCTGGTCAcaaatgtgagtgctgggatccgAGCCAGCCTCATTTACACACCGGTATTCCAGGGTGTGTGCTTCTGTGCACACTGGTCTCCCAGGGTGTGTGCCTCGGTGCTGTTTTGTGCTTTTCCTTTGAGTCAGTGTGTCATGCCTCCCAGATTGGCTtagaacttgctacatagccaaGGACGACTTTGAACTTTTCCCTCCCTtcacctctggaatgctgggatgaTCGGCACGCGCCGCAACACCAAGTTTACACGGCACTGGGATCAAATCCAGGCCTTTACGTGTGGTAGGCAAGTACTACCAGCTAAACTACAACCCCAGTCCCTAAAGCTCAAAAGCAAATCTTTAAAAGTCTAAAGTTATCTAGCTAGATAACAAGAGGAATCTACCAGCAGGTACTGCCCTTCTGTTTGACATGTTGTTGGTTTGCTCTGGGGGACGAAGATTGAGTCAGGGCAGGTCTACACCAGGTCCTGACAgacatttcctctttctctcagGAAAGAGTGGTCACCTGGAATTTTGTGACAAAGAAATACATCTATGGGAACCGTTATGAGAATCGAGTGAGAGTATCTAACGATGCTGAGTTGTCAAATGCCTCTATCACCATCGACCAGCTGACCATGGACGACAATGGCACCTACGAGTGCTCCGTGTCACTGATGTCGGACCAGGATGTCAACGCCAAGTCTCGAGTCCGCCTCTTGGTCCTTGGTGAGTGTCTCTGTCTTTTCCTGTGGGAGGAGGGTGGGCAGAGAGGCGCTGTCAGCAGCAGAGCCATggttctgtctctccctctgtctctcaaaTGCTCTCCGGGGGTTCTCGGTGGCTAGCAGGGTGTTTCTGAGGGCAGAGGTGTGGCTTTGGAGTCACCCCTTGCTCCCGTTGCTCGTTGCCCTCCATACCaactcttctttccccttccaaACTCATTACTGAAAAGAAGTGAAGGGGATCCCCCAAGCAATACACGGGTTCTCATCTTGTGTGGCACTCACAGGGCCAATCGTGACCCCCATAGGTGACTCTTTCCCTGCTCTCAACTCTGTTCCACACCAGTTTTTCCACCCTTCCTCTAACAAAGGCACAGTCGCCAACCAATGGGAAGTATGTCCCAGGATAGCATCCTTTTCACAGGAGAATTTGTTGGAATTTATAGTTTTGGAGAGGCGAGGAAACTCATCTGCTTTAATTTCTGAGTAGGTGAGGCCCACAGGAAGTAATTGCCTCAAACCAGTTACTGGGATTGCTTTAATGAGAATCTAGTCTATGTGCAGTGTGAGCAAGGCCCCACTTCTGGGAGGTAGCATCTCTGTGCATCAAAACAGAGgatcctttttcctctttttcctttacaCTACTTGGCAGAAGCTCTTTTAAATTGTATGTGGTAGTTGTTGGACTCATAGAAAGCCTTATAGCGTGTCAGACTACACTGCGGTTATCAACTAATGCTGCCTAAAGAATAGGCAAGACCTCTTCCACCCCGCCACCATGTGGCAACCAGTGGTAATGCAGGCAGGCGTCTTAGACTTCGCCCGGCGTTCTCCCAACGCACACCACACACTCAGACACTTTGCTCTTTCCTGTGAAGACGTGAGATATTATAAAGCACTTAGCAAGTTGCTTCTTGACAGCGCACCGTGAACACCTCAGGTTTCAACGCTTTTTTTTAGCTCTTGTTTGAACAAGCAATACTACAATATACCCCTTTATCTCACTTTGTGTAGAGGTATGAATAAAAATCAtaagttatatatacatatgaggaTTATATATACACAGACTTGTATAACATTTGGGTTCTTTAAATACCTGGCCTGCCTTTTTTGACAGAGGATTTCAAACAAATGGCAAGAATCGGTGTAAATCTGAAACCTGATTCTGCTGGTCCTCCAACCAAACTCCGGCCCGTACATCAAGGACCACCTACTTTTAAAGACAATCAGATTAACCCGAAGAGTTAAGGCTACACGTTTAATATGAGAGTATGGAATTCGTTGAAACTAAcctcttgctttaaaaaaaattacatgttaaTAAACCCAGCAATATTCTTTGTGAAAAGTTTTCTTTCTCGGTGTCTATATAACTAGATAATTTTTACAAGAGAATGACTTTAATTATACGGGGCGGCTCATTCTGGGGAGGCTAGCAGGAAACTCCGACCTTAGCCCCGGGGAGCTAGCCTTGTCTAGCTCACCTGCAGGAAGCCCCTAAGTCAGAAGACTCAGCAGCCTGTGCGGCAGGTGTTAAATCCTTGTCCTGGCCTCTGGCGCCCCCTGACGTCTTCAAAGGGAACAGACGGCATCTGAGAGGCTTTGAAGCCTAACacatcccctcccaccctccatggcctctccctCAGTAATTACTCAGGTAACCTTCTGTTTGTAAAACAGGCCACGTGAGAACAAGACCCTCTCCCTTGTGAGTTTCTGCTCCCTCGCCAGTCCTCTTGGCTCCCGCCCGCGGGCTCTTTAAACTAGATCTAACTCGAGATCCCGGCTGTTTGTGATTGGGGCGCTGAAGATCTGGAGAGAGAGGGCCCGGGTGTGCCTGGCACAGGGCCCGCAGGAAGTTTAGAGCCTGTGGTCAAGGGCCTGGAGCGAAAGATCTCGACTCAGTCCTCTTGAAAGCATATCTCTCTTGCTGGCCATCACCCTGGCGGGCAGTTTCTGGAGTTCCTGTTCAGACCACACCCAAGGAGTGGATGAAGCAGGTGCTAGTTTTCCAAACAGGCGCCTTTGCCTTTTACGCCTCAGCAGTTGGTCTCTGGCACTTTCCTTCCCACTTCTGTCTGTATCCGACAACTCCACCCCGCcccgaccaaccaaccaaccaaccaaccaaccaaccaaccaaccaaccaaaaactagCTTGGGGGGTGGGTGGTGTCCCTCTGCTATTCCACCACTTAGTCTAATGAGTGTATGGGAGTTTGCCGCTGCGCCTCCTGCTAAAGGCATGCCTGAGAGTGAGGTTGGCTAGGTAAGGGCCCTGCAAGGTTCTGGTGTGCGgcccaggagggagagagaaccacAGCAGGAAGGAATGCTCAGAGGGTAGGTTCGCCTCCCCTTCACCGCCAGTCTCAGGTCTGCTAACTCCCGGGCGGGCGGGCAGGATGCTGCAGGAGCCTAAGTAGCCAACCTCTGGCAGGTGTTCTGCTCACCTGCTCCTGCAGGCTGGCCTTTGATCCTCAGGAGCTAGGGTTTTGTTTGGCGATTCGGGAGTGCCTCTAATGTGTCCCCGTGGTTGGTGGTTACCATCCGCCCCATACCTGGCTGGCCCAGCTGTGTCAGCAGATGCAAGGCACTCTTAATAATAGCCTGCTTATTTCCAAGAAGAAATTATGCAGCTGCTGGAGTGGAAGAGAGGAGTCGGGGACAATTCCTCTGACAACTTCCAGGTGGGTTAAGACTGGCATTAACCCTCAAGATGGGTGACCATGTGCCTGAACTGGGCATGCAAGCCATCCAAAATGGCATGTGACAAAGGTAGAAGGGTCGGAGGACCTCAGAGACAACTTCCTCCACCAAGTGCTCTCCCTTCCTCGCCCCTAACGATGCTTCCTGGAGTCTCATGGATTCTTCCTGCTTCTTGCCTCTGAGCCTTTGCACATGTTGTTCCTCTGTTCGGCATGCTTGTCTCTGCTCTAATTCCTGTCACCTCCTTCACCATGGTGACCTTCAGGCCACAGCCCAGAATTATGCATTGGGTCATGGTTCTCTGGCCCAGAAGTCCCATCTCCTGCTCTGCCATTGTTTCGTTGTCTTCTGTACCCCCACTAGATTCCTTGACTGACTCAGAGTGCCACCATAGTACCCAGAACTGTTAGGCAGAACCTAATAACGTCTACAGAGCCACCCACTCCACCCAACGTGACATTGACAAGGTTGAGGAAAAGTCACAGGCTTGGAGTCTCAAGAAGCTAGTGCGGATGCTTTgcagtggctgctgggatttaTAAACCCCTGCCTTTGGTATTCCTTGGTCACCTCTGCCCACTCCCATGTCTTCAGTCACATTCTTCACCCAGTGGGGAAGCTCTGCACTACCTGGGGTCCCGTTGAttgcatttttaataaaataaataataaaagaaaattaactataaattataaataaatattgtaaacaaatatattataaataaattataaattacaaataaattaataaaataaataaaaataaaatgcaaagtagGGGAGAGGGCAATGGTGGATCCACAGAGAACAGTCCCAAGAAGCAGAGGGATACAGAGATCGTCTAGCCTAGGGTGAGGAACCCAGGCTGGCGTCAGCCCACAACCTGCCTGCCCTATGGTTCCAAGGCATTATTAAAaccagaagggagggaggagctgtCCAGGGGGAGTGACtcggatgggggtggggtgggggagaaaccATGATCAATAtacattgcatacatgtatgaagatttcaaagaataaaaatatattctacatgcctccaaaagaaaaaaaacagcattgGAAATAATATACCTATAAATCCCATATGGCCTCCTACAGGGGCTTGCTGTCCCCTGACTTTACAGATCAGGAACACGGGGACCCTGGCTGAGTTAGGAGCAGAAAGAGCTCACCTGGGACAATAGAGCAAACACTGGGTCTGGAGTCAGGAAACCTTGGTTCTAGTCCCACATCTCCCAGAGCCCAAGAACAAGTGTCCCTTCTGTCTGTGTGCTCCAGTGGCCCCCATCTGTATAACAGCTACGTTGATCATGTTCAAACACCCAAGAGTTCATAGAACACAAGAAGCCACTATCAACCAGCCCGTGGTGACTCTTTCCCTGGGGAGATTCAAACAAACTCTTTAGGACACAAAAGACAAACCGAAGTGTTTCTATGGAAGCTCAGCCTGGAGAACTCCCAGTGTTTATATGCAAAGCTTAGGCGAGCCCACCACAAGCCACGGTGCTTGAATCTCATCTCAGTGTGGACAAATTTCCATCGCTGTATAGATGGACAACTCCCACTTCAAATGCATCCCACACTCCGTGTACTTCAGCATCTTCTGAGACAAGACCAGGAACAGTTAGAACATGATTACTTACAAATGGCCAATTGGTATATGACAGAGTGGCTGGCATCTCAGgtgagagacttcaataccctCCCCAGCAGCAGCCAGTGAGACCAGCCTTGAAAGTCTCTGATAGGTCCTCACAGGTTTTCTGATGAAGTTGCTACTGTTAGGCTGGGAGGAGCTGCTGTGTAGCACAGCCTGTGGGGCCGCCTCTTAGAGAGGGTGCTATGACAGCAGGTATTTGGGGATGAATTAGCTTTATAatattaaatctctctctctctctctctcttcctccatagATTGAGAGATATCGGGATGGGTAGTATCTGTCTCCAGGCGACTCAGGTCTCTCTTTGTGGTCCCTTTCTTTCACAGTTCCACCCTCCAAGCCAGACTGCAGCATCCAAGGGGAGATGGTGATCGGGAACAACATCCAGCTGACATGCCACTCTGCAGAGGGCTCTCCGAGCCCACAATACAGCTGGAAGAGTTACAACGCCCAGAACCAGCAGCGGCCCCTCACCCAGCCAGGTGAGGGGGCAGCAGGAAGGCCGTGTATCCCACATAACGGGGCACTTGACTGCGTGGGGTTGCTAGAGAGACAAAGGCTGACCAACCAGTCCTACTAACACAGCCCCGCCCTTGAGCTACCTCGGACCGTCCCTCCGAGTATTGGTTTTCCATACAAAAGCCTGTACACCCCACTTCACAGCTGTCAAGGACAGCAGTGGTTCCCAGAAGCGTAGAGCAGGCGATGGTAGAGGTCACGTGACTTCTGTTCTTCCCACCCTCCATCCTCTGGAGGAAGTGAATCCCGCTAAGCATTCTGTGCAAAACACCGGGGCTTGTTCTTTTAAGCTTTATTATAGCCTAAAACCCACTTTCGAGGTGGGGAATTTCCTAGCCCCACTTCCCATCCACACCAGTGCGTCCCAGACACCACCATGAACACAACATGGGCTGTTAGGGGCCCCGTCCTCAGGCAGGCTACGGCCGATTTAGCTGTGGTTGCCAAGAGACCCATTTTGTACTGGTCACCTAATAGTTGACCTTTGATCAGGAAATAAACAAGATACAGAAGGAGGttaggggagaaagaagaggagagaggggcagCGCTGGGACCATGTAAACACTCAGCTGCCATTATGGCTGCTGGAGTGGAAATCGCCTAGGCTCTCAGTGTGCGCACCAGCTGCTGCGGCTGCACCAGTGAACCGAGGTGTGTCCATCAGTTTTACCTTTGAGGTCGTTCAGTGCTGCGTGTGTAGAAATGGGATAAGGAGGTGAGAGCAAAGCCTGTGGGTGAGGCTGATCTGGGTGAGGGAGGAGCATCGGGTTCCCTGGGGAAGCCCCGCGAAACATCCAGTGCCCTGGGAAGCCCCACGGATGAACACCCCACACCCATGGGCTTCCATCAAAGCCGAGTGGATTATCACGTTGCCTCTCAGTCATCTGGAGGCCAAACAATAACTTCTTTGAAAAACCCAAAAAGTTAGTAGAATTCACTCGACTTAAAGTAAAAGGGACGATGTACTAGATATGGATTCCCACAAGCGTCCAGTTTTGCTGGTATGTTTCTGGTTtaccagttttatttttaaaaggtttctttatttatattatgcatgtgagtacacagtTGTTCTCTTcaaagacaccagaagagggcatcggatcccattacggatggtcgtgagccaccatgtggttgctgggaactgaactcatctctggcagagcagtcattgagtgctcttaaccacggagccatccctccagcccggATGGCCAAGTTAAAACACGTTTCTAAAACTGCCTTTgtgaggtgtgtatgtatgtgggagaACTGCCCAgtgagaggccagaggacaactagTTGGGAGCCTCCTCTCTCCACCACGT is part of the Mus musculus strain C57BL/6J chromosome 1, GRCm38.p6 C57BL/6J genome and encodes:
- the Gpa33 gene encoding cell surface A33 antigen isoform 1 precursor (isoform 1 precursor is encoded by transcript variant 1), with amino-acid sequence MLGKAGSVVWMFCAIWVAADALTVETTQDILRAARGRSVTLPCTYNTYVSDREGFIQWDKLLRSQTERVVTWNFVTKKYIYGNRYENRVRVSNDAELSNASITIDQLTMDDNGTYECSVSLMSDQDVNAKSRVRLLVLVPPSKPDCSIQGEMVIGNNIQLTCHSAEGSPSPQYSWKSYNAQNQQRPLTQPVSGEPLLLKNISTETAGYYICTSSNDVGIESCNITVAPRPPSMNIALYAGIAGSVFVALIIIGVIVYCCCCREKDDKDQDREDARPNRAAYQVPKKEQKEISRGREDEDDHRHEDRWSSGRSTPDQPFQ
- the Gpa33 gene encoding cell surface A33 antigen isoform 3 precursor (isoform 3 precursor is encoded by transcript variant 3), encoding MLGKAGSVVWMFCAIWVAADALTVETTQDILRAARGRSVTLPCTYNTYVSDREGFIQWDKLLRSQTERVVTWNFVTKKYIYGNRYENRVRVSNDAELSNASITIDQLTMDDNGTYECSVSLMSDQDVNAKSRVRLLVLEDFKQMARIGVNLKPDSAGPPTKLRPVHQGPPTFKDNQINPKS